The Pseudomonadota bacterium region TTGGCAGCTGATGCAAATCGACTGATGATTTCTATTATTTCTTTTTGCGAGAGTTCTCTGGGGACCTCTTTGAAAAAAGTATTCGGAATTGAAGAAGGAGCAAGCAACGCACATTCCCCTGTTGCTTCCGAGAGAGTTTGCCTTCCGCAATGAGCGATCTGGCAGACGATTTTTCCGCCCAAATTATGAAGTTTTTCAACCATTTTTTGATGTGCGGGGATGAGTTCATCATCATCAATCATGGTCATATGATAAAGTGAGCTTTTGCCATTTTGCATGATTCCGGCATAGCCCGTAATTATCATGCCGATCCCGCCCTCCACAAAGGCGCGATAAAAATTAAATTGTTCTTCAGTAGGTGCCCCGCGCCTGTCAGCCAGACCCTCATGGGAAGCCGTGCGAATTATCCTGTTATTAAGTTTAAGCTTCCCTATCATTTTCTGCGAAAACAATTCAGACATGATTCCCTCCTTTATTTTCCCAATTTGATTTTACTGCACTATTTTGCCTCGATCCAGTTCCAGTACATGTGTGATGGCATTTGGCAATTCTTCTGTATGATGAGTTACATACAGAAGACTAACCGGTGTCTGCCGGCATAAAGAATCCAATAATTTAATAACCCGTGTCCAATGTGATACATCCAGGCCCTGACATGGTTCATCCAGGATCAATAACTGTGGTTGTTTGACAAATGCCCTTGCTATCAAGGCCAACCGTTGTTCGCCAATAGCTTGTGAATAGAAGTTTATAGCTCATAAATATCTCCAATTTATATCATTCGGTTTTCTCCGGCATCTTTTGTATGAGAATATGCCAGTTAGGGCGGTGCCAGCTTATCCGAAAATGTTCAAGTGTGGATTCTACGGCACGTTGTTCCTTCTCAATGCCGTCAAGAAAGAGCACAAAGTCAGTCTGGGCGTCTTTGGTTCCATATTGCTCGTCGAATTGGCGCACCATTTCGTTTGGTGTGCTCACCTTTCTCCCCATTATCTCGGATATGGGAAATCTGATTCCTTTTATCCCGAGCCCAGGCTCGTAGGCCTTGTACACCAATTCCGAACAGACCAGAGAAGCATCGGTTTCGAAGTCAAAGTTAAAGTCATAAGGCCGTCCGCTATAGTGAAACGCACGCAGTATAGCCGCGGCTTTTTCGGGTTTCATAAGTATAGGCCTGAGCACAACTATGGAATCGGCAGCTCCTGAATACTCAAGTGAAGTAAATGATACTCCCTCAGATATTGCCTCCAGAACGCAGGGTGCGTGCCCGCTCTCCTGCGGGGTCGTACTGATTTTATAGGCATTGGGATAGCGTTGGCTTAGAAGTATTTCCAGATCGCCGTTGGTGACCCCCTCACTTTTTACCCATGCTATCGTTTCCGGGTCGGATAAAAAAGAACGTCGCTCCTCCGGCGTGCCCACGTATAGGGCTGCGTGGGTCCAAAAACCAGGAAGCCCCATGTTGGACAGATACCATTCGTGCCGTTCAAAAATGATATCTCCGGGAAGGAGCCGCTTTCTCATTGATTCTATTTGCTCGCCGGATATAAGGTGTATCCCTTTGCGAAGCACTTTAGTATCCCCCATCCATTCTGAGACGTTCTTTTGAACAGGTAACCAGGCCACAAATGTGGCCTTCTGCACTATTGCCACGGCATTCTTTATGGTTAGGATATAGCCGGTTCCTTTACCCATCTTCCAGATGTAGTTGCTGTCTTCTTCAATAATAGTGCGAAGTTCCGGTGATGCACTATCTGCTGCATACTTTTTGCCGATGATCTGGAGTGCAGAAAATTCCGTTGCAATAGCAGCATTAAGGAAGCGAAGTTTGAAGCAGCCAAAACTACCGGCTTCGATGCCAAGCTCAGGGACAGCCTCATCAAGTATTGTATTTAAGCTGGAGTTCTTGTCTGACAACTCAATAAATTCCAAAGCATATCTGTAGCCGGCCAGGAAGGTGGCGTGGTTCAGAGTAAAAGAGGTATTACGCCGATATTTATCCGGGAACAAATTAAATTCTTTCCACTTACTTCGGATCGTATCCAAAGCAGCCAGACTGTCCAGCACGGAACTCCAGGTGTTCCAGATAGCCAGCTTATCCTGCCGTGTTAAAAGATAGCTCTTTTTAATATTATTTTGGTTGAATAGGTCAGGCCGGGAGCGGGTAAAATCAGCAGCCCTTTGAAGACCGGCACGGGCGATCATAAAAGCATGGCTGGAAGCTAAGATGCGCTTCTGAAAATTTTCATCAGCAGAGGCATCAGCGCGAAACTCTGTGTTAGTGAAGATAAGCACTGCAAAGACAAGAATTAACCCAACAATCCGTTTCATATATTCCTCTTAAAAACATCAATAAGTTTATCTTGGGCAAAGATTGCCTTGTTTGTATGCTTTAGAGCCACTTTCAGAACGTTTCAGTTTGGTCAAGCTCAAGGCGGGAGAGAATTTCAACCACATGAATACATTGAGTATTTAGAGGATTGAAATTTGAGCCCAACGCTTAAGATCGGCAAAAATGGGGCGTTTTGAAACTGGCTCTTTTTTCTCACCATAAAAACGCAACTCCACGCTTGCCCAGGATGTAGTCATCAAATATTGTTGAAGCCGGTTTGTTCGCCATACCAAGACACACATGGAGTGGCAATAAATGTTCTTCTCGGGGGTGACAGTATCGCGCCGAAGGGGCTTTCTGCCACTCAATCAGAAATTGTTCACGCTCAGACTGGGATATCGGGCCGGCACATACCTCAATCAGCCAATTTTGGAAGGCTTCATTGGCAGGATCTGGCGTATTAATTCCTTGCAAAGAAAAGGCTTTCATGTTGTGGAATGAAAACCCGGATCCAATCACAAGGATATTCTCATACATCAATTCCCGCAACGCTTTGCCGAGAGCTATATGTGCCGTCGGATTAAGACCGCTCAATAGCGAAAGTTGCAGCGAAGTAATATCAGCTTGAGGATACATCAGTTTCAGTGGTATGAATAAGCCGTGGTCAAATCCCCGCTGAGGATCTATACTAGCCGGTATATTGTTTTTGATCAGCAGGCTGGCTATCCTATTCGCAAGATCGGGACTTCCAGGGGCTGGATAATTGATTTCATAAGCTTCATCAGGAAAACCATAATAATCGTAAAACATGGGAGGAGTATGTGCGCCTAACAATGTTGCTATGCTTTCTTCCCAATGGGCACTGATGACGAGGATAGCATCCGGTTTCTTAAGCTTCGAAGGAAGCTGGAGCATAAAACTTATCATCGCTTTGTGGCCGGCATCTCCGAGAATTGGCAAGGGTCCGCCTCCGTGGGAGAAATAGACAATTTGGGCTTGATTTCGAGAATTATTTTGATTCGACATTAAAACCTTTCTGCTAAATCATTTTTAAGTTGTTTCACCGCAGTGCGGTTTCTCCCGGTTGACTTGGCCGCATAAAGCGCCTGGTCCGCTGACATAAGCAGTGATTGCGCAGATAAATGGGAAGTATGCACACAGCAGGCCACACCCAGGCTTAACGTAATCCATGGACTGATCTGCGAATTGGCATGGGGGATGCCCTGCTTTTCGATCGAGTGCCGAATGTTTTCTGCCAGTTGGAAAGCCCCCTCTTCCGGCGTATCCGGCAGCACAAGCACGAACTCTTCACCTCCGTAGCGCGCAACCAAATCACCGGGCCGCTTGCAATTGGAGGAAAGCTCTGTAGCTACCTTACGCAAACAATCATCACCCGCTTGATGGCCGTAAGTGTCGTTATACAGCTTAAAATAATCCACATCACACATAATAACTGACAGAGGTTGCCGTTCCCGCGCCATGCGCTTCCATTCCTGCTCAATACACTGATCGAACCTGCGGCGGTTTGCTATGCCGGTTAGTCCGTCTATTTCAGAAAGGTCTTTGATCTCCTGGTAGTATCTGGCGTTCTCTAAGGCCATCCCACAGACATCCATCAAGCCTGAAGATAGGATCAGGTATCTGTCTATGTATTCCGGAAATTGCAGGCCATCCAGTTCAAACCTGCCCATCAATCTTCCGTTTGCAGAAATCGGCAAAACAAAGCCCTTTTCGCGGCGGATGACCGCATCTGTGGCAGGAGAAATATCTGGCTCCTCTTTTTTATATGTAATGGTACGGGGTGCAAAAAGCATATTGAACATATCGGTAATCTGACTGACCACCTCATCTTCATTTTTGACTTTGGTGATTGTCCTTAAAAGGTCAAAGGCCATGGCATAATAAGACAGCTCTTTCTGTTTCTCATCAAGCAGGCTCAGATGTTCGTTACTGAATAGTTTAACCTGTCTTTGAATGACGACATTGGCAACAAAAAGGTCAATAAAGCCAAGTCCTACCGTTAGGGCTTCATACGGTCTATCAACAAAATCCGAAAATTCCTGAAGGTTGCGGTATGCCGCATCATCCACCCCCGTATCGAGCATCAGGATTTCCTTGGCTGACTCGGCAAAGTAGCTTTGAGCCGTAGGCCGGTCAAATCCCCATGCATTGACAAACTGCCTCCATGATGACAACCACCCCGGAGTTACCAGGTGCCGTCCTTCGCTGACATACTTATCCACCAGGTCCGGATTGGCAATCATGTGAAAACAATTGCGCATGCCATGGATGTGAAATGGTTTATAGTCCGGAAGTTCAGGTTCGGTGACGCAGAGGCTTCCAAGAACATCTACCGCAGCATAGTCCATCGGCCCCAACAGAATGTTTTTCATCTTGTCCAGTTCTACCGGCGGTCTTCCGCATGTTCCGGGAAAAAATACAATTTGAACATGAGGGTATTTCTCGGACACCTTAAGTTTTTCGATCTCCTGTCGAAAAATGCTGCAACACAGAATAGCATGCTTGCCGCTCATACCGTTTCTCCTGGGACAATCGGATAGCGGCCATAGGTTTCAACAGCCTCTGACAGGGCCATCAGCACATCTTCATGTACTTGCCAAGGTATCTCGCCATGATTGTCCGACAGGATAAACCCCCCTCCTGGGCCTGCCTTTGTAATGGCCTTTTTTACAGCTGACTCCGTCTGTGCTGTATCCCAGCGCGCCATTTCTATGCCATTTAGATTTCCAATAACGGCCAGCCTTCCCCTGCATTTGTTTTTGATGTCCTCCAGGTCCTCCAGTTCGCTGACTCCTATGGCAGTCGTCCCGGTGAGGGCAAGGTCTTCGGCAATAGGCAGGCATCGCCCTGAAGCCATATGGGTGGCTGTTGGTCCTTTGATGCGGGAGATTGTGCTCTTTGCGATGGCAAATCCGGTTTTAAGGTAAAGCTCCCGGGGTACATTGGTCGGGGAGGACAACGGATCGAAATAACAAATGGCCGTCGCACCTGC contains the following coding sequences:
- a CDS encoding dioxygenase, whose translation is MSNQNNSRNQAQIVYFSHGGGPLPILGDAGHKAMISFMLQLPSKLKKPDAILVISAHWEESIATLLGAHTPPMFYDYYGFPDEAYEINYPAPGSPDLANRIASLLIKNNIPASIDPQRGFDHGLFIPLKLMYPQADITSLQLSLLSGLNPTAHIALGKALRELMYENILVIGSGFSFHNMKAFSLQGINTPDPANEAFQNWLIEVCAGPISQSEREQFLIEWQKAPSARYCHPREEHLLPLHVCLGMANKPASTIFDDYILGKRGVAFLW
- a CDS encoding diguanylate cyclase, whose amino-acid sequence is MSGKHAILCCSIFRQEIEKLKVSEKYPHVQIVFFPGTCGRPPVELDKMKNILLGPMDYAAVDVLGSLCVTEPELPDYKPFHIHGMRNCFHMIANPDLVDKYVSEGRHLVTPGWLSSWRQFVNAWGFDRPTAQSYFAESAKEILMLDTGVDDAAYRNLQEFSDFVDRPYEALTVGLGFIDLFVANVVIQRQVKLFSNEHLSLLDEKQKELSYYAMAFDLLRTITKVKNEDEVVSQITDMFNMLFAPRTITYKKEEPDISPATDAVIRREKGFVLPISANGRLMGRFELDGLQFPEYIDRYLILSSGLMDVCGMALENARYYQEIKDLSEIDGLTGIANRRRFDQCIEQEWKRMARERQPLSVIMCDVDYFKLYNDTYGHQAGDDCLRKVATELSSNCKRPGDLVARYGGEEFVLVLPDTPEEGAFQLAENIRHSIEKQGIPHANSQISPWITLSLGVACCVHTSHLSAQSLLMSADQALYAAKSTGRNRTAVKQLKNDLAERF